From a region of the Paraburkholderia hospita genome:
- a CDS encoding efflux transporter outer membrane subunit, with translation MPKYSLMAVAVALVAAGCTMEPKYHQPAAPVSGAFPSDGVYATQPVPGAGARSASGQAAVDIGWRDFFVDQRLQQLIEIALKNNRDLRVSVLNIEASRAQYQIVRAALMPTLDASASQSKSRTPKDLSFLNQTISNQYSVGLNASWEIDFFGRIRSLKDQALAQYLSTAQARKAAEIALVASVADQYLNVLAFDDLLTVTENTLKTAQESYRITKLQYDTGTGSELDLRQAETVVEQAKADLQSQVRLRAQAENALVLLVGEPLPRDLPGGLALNDQDLLTDIPAGLPSDLLTRRPDIAEAEQNLLAANANIGAARAAFFPRVSLTGSFGTLSPTLGGLFKPGSAAWSFAPQITLPIFEGGANKANLDLATVQKNIQIAQYEKAIQTAFREVADGLAARGTYDQQIAALERNTFAEQRRLDLSDLRYRNGVDSYLAVLTAQTGLYDAQRSLITARTARLTNLVDLYKALGGGWIERAGEQPRPADAPVDYGAASAPVAASAATAG, from the coding sequence ATGCCTAAATATTCTTTGATGGCAGTGGCCGTCGCGCTGGTCGCCGCGGGCTGCACGATGGAGCCGAAGTACCACCAGCCGGCTGCGCCCGTGTCGGGTGCCTTCCCGAGCGACGGAGTCTACGCGACGCAGCCGGTTCCCGGCGCGGGTGCGCGCTCGGCGAGCGGACAGGCGGCCGTCGACATCGGCTGGCGCGATTTCTTCGTCGATCAGCGCCTGCAACAGTTGATCGAGATCGCGCTGAAGAACAACCGCGATCTGCGCGTATCGGTGCTGAACATCGAGGCCTCGCGCGCGCAGTATCAGATCGTGCGCGCGGCGCTGATGCCGACGCTCGACGCGTCCGCGTCACAGTCGAAATCGCGCACGCCGAAGGACCTGTCGTTCCTCAACCAGACGATCTCCAACCAGTATTCGGTTGGCCTGAACGCTTCGTGGGAAATCGACTTCTTCGGCCGCATCCGCAGCCTGAAGGACCAGGCGTTGGCGCAGTATCTGTCGACGGCGCAGGCGCGCAAGGCGGCGGAGATCGCGCTGGTTGCGTCGGTGGCGGATCAGTATCTGAACGTGCTGGCCTTTGACGATCTGCTGACAGTCACGGAGAACACGCTCAAGACCGCGCAAGAGTCGTATCGCATCACAAAGCTGCAGTACGACACGGGCACGGGTTCTGAGTTGGATCTGCGTCAGGCTGAGACGGTCGTCGAGCAGGCGAAAGCGGATCTGCAGTCGCAGGTGCGTCTGCGCGCACAGGCTGAGAATGCGCTGGTCCTGCTGGTCGGCGAGCCGTTGCCGCGCGATCTTCCGGGAGGTCTCGCGCTCAACGACCAGGACCTGCTGACCGACATCCCCGCCGGTTTGCCGTCGGATCTGCTGACGCGCCGTCCCGATATCGCCGAAGCCGAGCAGAACCTGCTCGCGGCGAACGCGAATATCGGCGCGGCGCGCGCGGCGTTCTTCCCGCGCGTCTCGCTGACGGGCAGCTTCGGCACGCTGAGCCCGACGCTTGGCGGCTTGTTCAAGCCGGGCTCGGCGGCGTGGAGCTTTGCGCCGCAGATCACGCTGCCGATTTTTGAAGGCGGCGCGAACAAGGCGAACCTCGATCTCGCGACGGTACAGAAGAATATCCAGATCGCGCAGTACGAGAAGGCGATCCAGACCGCATTCCGCGAAGTCGCGGACGGCCTGGCCGCGCGCGGCACGTACGATCAGCAGATCGCGGCGCTCGAGCGCAACACGTTTGCGGAACAGCGCCGTCTCGATCTGTCGGACCTGCGCTACCGAAACGGCGTCGACAGCTATCTCGCCGTGCTGACCGCGCAGACCGGCCTGTACGACGCGCAGCGGTCGCTCATCACGGCACGCACGGCGCGCCTGACGAACCTCGTCGATCTGTACAAGGCGCTGGGCGGCGGATGGATCGAACGCGCGGGCGAACAGCCGCGTCCCGCCGACGCACCCGTCGACTACGGCGCAGCGAGCGCGCCCGTTGCCGCTTCGGCGGCGACGGCGGGCTGA
- a CDS encoding helix-turn-helix transcriptional regulator, producing MEYTFTLKYRLSAEDCDFDEIVERLAAEGCDDATVGVGQAGRLALAFAREAKSATHALVSALKDVLRAVPTAQLVEAAPDFVGLTDVAEVAGVSRQNMRKLMQSHATEFPAPVHEGSTSLWHLSDVLEWMHDRGDYDIAPEVFEVARSAKQLNLMKEARNLEPKVTRHFNNLVA from the coding sequence ATGGAATACACCTTCACGCTGAAGTACCGTCTGAGCGCGGAAGACTGCGATTTCGACGAGATCGTCGAGCGTCTCGCGGCCGAGGGTTGCGACGATGCCACCGTGGGTGTCGGTCAAGCGGGGCGGCTTGCACTCGCGTTCGCGCGCGAGGCGAAGAGCGCGACACATGCACTCGTGAGCGCGTTGAAGGACGTACTTCGCGCGGTGCCCACGGCGCAGCTGGTCGAGGCCGCGCCGGACTTCGTCGGGCTGACGGATGTCGCAGAAGTGGCGGGCGTATCGCGCCAGAACATGCGCAAGCTGATGCAATCGCATGCCACGGAATTCCCCGCGCCTGTCCACGAGGGCAGCACGTCGTTGTGGCATCTGTCGGACGTGCTCGAATGGATGCACGATCGTGGCGACTACGATATCGCGCCGGAAGTCTTCGAAGTCGCGAGGTCGGCGAAACAGCTCAATCTGATGAAGGAGGCTCGCAACCTGGAGCCGAAGGTAACGCGACACTTCAACAATCTGGTCGCCTGA
- a CDS encoding S-(hydroxymethyl)glutathione dehydrogenase/class III alcohol dehydrogenase, with translation MKTKAAIAWKAGAPLTIEEVDLEGPRAGEVLIEVKATGICHTDYYTLSGADPEGIFPAILGHEGAGVVVDVGPGVGTLKKGDHVIPLYTPECRQCKFCLSRKTNLCQAIRSTQGKGLMPDATSRFSLDGKPLFHYMGTSTFSNYIVVPEIAVAKIREDAPFDKVCYIGCGVTTGVGAVVYSAKVEAGANVVVFGLGGIGLNVIQGAKMVGADKIIGVDINPGRVELAKKFGMTHFINPKEVENVVDHIVQLTDGGADYSFECVGNTTLMRQALECTHKGWGQSFIIGVAAAGEEISTRPFQLVTGRQWKGSAFGGARGRTDVPKIVDWYMEGKINIDDLITHHLKLDQINEGFDLMKKGESIRSVVIY, from the coding sequence ATGAAGACGAAAGCAGCAATCGCATGGAAGGCAGGCGCACCGTTGACGATCGAAGAAGTCGACCTCGAAGGTCCGCGCGCGGGTGAAGTGCTGATCGAAGTGAAGGCGACGGGCATCTGCCACACCGACTACTACACGCTGTCGGGCGCCGATCCGGAAGGCATCTTCCCGGCGATCCTCGGCCATGAAGGCGCGGGCGTCGTCGTCGATGTCGGACCGGGCGTCGGCACGCTGAAGAAGGGCGATCACGTGATTCCGCTCTACACGCCCGAGTGCCGCCAATGCAAGTTCTGTCTGTCGCGCAAGACGAACCTGTGTCAGGCGATCCGCTCGACCCAAGGCAAGGGCCTGATGCCCGATGCGACGTCGCGCTTCTCGCTCGACGGCAAGCCTTTGTTCCACTACATGGGCACGTCCACGTTCTCGAACTACATCGTGGTGCCGGAGATCGCCGTCGCGAAGATCCGCGAAGACGCACCGTTCGACAAGGTTTGCTATATCGGCTGCGGTGTGACGACGGGGGTCGGCGCTGTCGTCTATTCGGCCAAGGTCGAGGCGGGCGCGAATGTCGTCGTGTTCGGTCTGGGCGGCATCGGCCTGAATGTGATCCAGGGCGCCAAAATGGTAGGTGCGGACAAGATCATCGGTGTCGATATCAATCCGGGCCGCGTCGAACTCGCGAAGAAGTTCGGCATGACGCACTTCATCAACCCGAAGGAAGTCGAGAACGTCGTCGATCACATCGTGCAACTGACGGATGGCGGCGCGGACTATTCGTTCGAATGCGTCGGCAATACGACGCTGATGCGCCAGGCGCTCGAATGTACACACAAGGGCTGGGGTCAGTCGTTCATCATCGGCGTGGCAGCGGCGGGCGAAGAGATCAGCACGCGGCCATTCCAGCTGGTCACGGGCCGTCAGTGGAAGGGCTCGGCGTTCGGCGGCGCGCGCGGCCGCACCGATGTGCCGAAGATCGTCGACTGGTACATGGAAGGCAAGATCAACATCGACGATCTGATCACGCACCACCTGAAGCTCGACCAGATCAACGAAGGCTTCGATCTGATGAAGAAGGGCGAGTCGATCCGCTCGGTTGTCATCTACTAA
- a CDS encoding nucleobase:cation symporter-2 family protein — protein sequence MHSNTVHPCDERLPFGQLLTLGIQHVLVMYAGAVAVPLIIGSALKLPKEQIAFLISADLFSCGIATLIQTLGLWIFGIRLPVIMGCTFAAVGPMIAIGTNPSLGILDIFGSTIAAGVIGIIAAPMIGKMLRFFPPVVVGVVISVIGLSLMEVGINWAAGGVGNPDYGNPVYLGLSFVVLMLILLINKFGKGFVSNISVLLGIVAGFVIAALLGRVNMEGVTSAPWVGFVMPFHFGLPHFDPLSIATMVTVMFVTFIESTGMFLAVGDMVDRPVNQKTLVRGLRVDGLGTLIGGLFNSFPHTSFSQNVGLIGVTGVKSRFVCATGGVILVLLGLFPKMAQVVASVPSFVLGGAGIVMFGMVAANGIKVLSKVDFVKNHHNLFIVAVSIGLGLVPVVSPHFFAKLPPALSPLLHSGILLASVSAVVLNLIFNGVKGERAATRDIRRAGHDFDGRGGKDDAIPGDDMLRAADIH from the coding sequence ATGCACTCGAACACGGTTCATCCGTGCGACGAGCGACTGCCCTTCGGCCAGTTGCTGACGCTCGGCATTCAGCACGTACTGGTGATGTACGCAGGGGCCGTTGCCGTGCCGCTGATCATCGGCAGCGCGCTCAAGCTGCCGAAAGAGCAAATCGCCTTTCTCATCAGCGCCGACCTCTTTTCCTGCGGTATCGCCACACTGATCCAGACGCTCGGCCTGTGGATCTTCGGCATCCGCTTGCCCGTCATCATGGGTTGCACGTTCGCCGCCGTAGGCCCGATGATCGCGATCGGCACGAATCCCAGTCTTGGCATACTCGACATCTTCGGATCGACGATCGCTGCGGGTGTGATCGGCATCATCGCCGCGCCGATGATCGGCAAGATGCTGCGCTTCTTCCCGCCCGTCGTGGTGGGCGTGGTGATCTCGGTGATCGGGCTTTCGCTGATGGAAGTCGGCATCAACTGGGCGGCGGGCGGCGTCGGCAACCCGGACTACGGCAATCCCGTCTACCTCGGGCTGTCGTTCGTCGTGCTCATGCTGATTCTGCTCATCAACAAGTTCGGCAAGGGCTTCGTCTCCAATATCTCGGTGCTGCTCGGTATCGTGGCGGGCTTCGTGATTGCCGCGCTGCTGGGCCGTGTGAACATGGAAGGCGTGACGAGTGCGCCGTGGGTCGGCTTCGTGATGCCGTTTCACTTCGGCTTGCCGCACTTCGATCCGCTTTCGATCGCGACGATGGTCACCGTGATGTTCGTCACGTTCATTGAGTCGACGGGGATGTTCCTCGCGGTCGGCGACATGGTGGACCGGCCCGTCAATCAGAAGACGCTCGTGCGCGGCTTGCGCGTGGACGGTCTCGGCACGCTGATTGGCGGCCTCTTCAACTCTTTCCCGCATACGTCTTTCTCGCAGAACGTCGGCCTGATCGGCGTGACGGGCGTCAAGAGCCGCTTTGTCTGCGCGACGGGCGGCGTGATTCTCGTGCTGCTCGGCCTGTTCCCGAAGATGGCGCAGGTGGTCGCGTCGGTGCCGTCGTTCGTGCTGGGCGGCGCAGGCATTGTGATGTTCGGGATGGTGGCGGCGAACGGGATCAAGGTGCTCTCGAAAGTCGACTTCGTGAAGAACCATCACAACCTCTTTATCGTCGCGGTCAGCATCGGTCTTGGTCTCGTGCCTGTCGTCTCGCCGCACTTCTTCGCGAAGCTGCCGCCCGCGCTGTCGCCGCTTTTGCATAGCGGCATTCTGCTGGCGTCGGTTTCGGCCGTGGTGCTGAACCTGATTTTCAATGGCGTGAAGGGCGAACGCGCCGCGACTCGCGATATTCGCCGCGCTGGCCACGACTTCGACGGACGCGGCGGCAAAGACGACGCCATTCCGGGCGACGACATGCTGCGTGCCGCCGACATTCACTAA
- a CDS encoding metal ABC transporter permease produces MFEYDFMVNAFAASGIVAVLSGIVGYFLVMRGQTFAGHALSHVGFTGATGAVLIGVSPIWGMIGFTLAAGVGMGALGEKLAGRDVAIGVVLSLALGFGLLFLHFFTAYATQVTALLFGNVLGVSSSTLVVLATLGVVSLVALAAIMRPLLFASLQPELAEAKGVSLRLVSVLFLAIAALAVAACTQIVGVLLVFTLMVGPAAAAQNLSTRLSVGLVLAALLALAQAWIGVTLAFYTDWPTSFWITLLAALVYGASLLAQHMRR; encoded by the coding sequence ATGTTTGAATACGATTTCATGGTGAACGCCTTCGCGGCGTCGGGGATCGTCGCGGTGCTGTCGGGCATCGTTGGCTACTTCCTCGTGATGCGCGGGCAGACCTTCGCGGGGCACGCGCTGTCGCACGTCGGCTTCACGGGCGCGACGGGCGCAGTGCTGATCGGCGTCTCGCCGATCTGGGGGATGATCGGCTTCACGCTCGCGGCGGGCGTCGGCATGGGCGCGCTGGGTGAAAAGCTCGCGGGACGCGATGTGGCGATCGGCGTGGTGCTGTCGCTGGCACTGGGCTTCGGCTTGCTGTTTCTGCACTTCTTCACCGCGTACGCGACGCAAGTCACGGCGCTGCTGTTCGGCAACGTTCTCGGCGTCAGTTCGTCGACGCTGGTGGTGCTGGCCACGCTCGGTGTCGTCAGTCTGGTTGCGTTGGCTGCGATCATGCGGCCTTTGCTGTTCGCTTCGTTGCAGCCGGAACTGGCCGAAGCGAAAGGCGTGTCGCTGCGGCTTGTGTCGGTACTGTTTCTCGCGATCGCGGCGCTTGCAGTCGCCGCGTGCACGCAGATCGTCGGCGTGCTGCTCGTGTTCACGCTGATGGTCGGACCGGCGGCCGCGGCGCAAAACCTGTCGACGCGTCTTTCCGTCGGACTCGTACTCGCCGCGCTGCTCGCGCTCGCGCAGGCGTGGATCGGCGTGACGCTCGCTTTCTACACCGACTGGCCGACGAGTTTCTGGATCACGCTGCTTGCGGCACTGGTCTATGGCGCGAGTTTGCTGGCGCAGCACATGCGCCGGTAA
- a CDS encoding efflux RND transporter permease subunit yields the protein MAKFFIDRPIFAWVIAIILMLAGLASIFTLPVAQYPTIAPPAVQISATYPGASAKTVENTVTQVIEQQMSGLDHLLYLSSTSDDSGTATITLTFAAGTNPDIAQVQVQNKLQLATPLLPQAVQQLGTKVTKSSSSFLLVMAFVSTDGSMNKYDLANYVASNVQDPVSRIDGVGTVTLFGTQYAMRIWLDANKLTNFGLTPVDVQAALQAQNVQVAGGSLGGTPSVPGQLLQATISEATLLTTPEQFGNILLKVNQDGSQVRLKDVSHIDLGGENYNFDTKYNGQPTAGFGIQLATGANALATAKAVRDKIDQLSKYFPHGLVVKYPYDTTPFVRLSIEEVVKTLLEGIVLVFLVMYLFLQNLRATLIPTIAVPVVLLGTFAIMSAVGFSINVLSMFGLVLAIGLLVDDAIVVVENVERVMSEEGLSPREATRKAMDQITGALIGVALVLSAVFVPVAFSGGSVGAIYRQFSLTIVAAMVLSVLVALILTPALCATILKPIPQGHHEEKKGFFGWFNRNFDKSRDKYHSGVHHVIKRSGRWLIIYLVVIVAVGLLFARLPKSFLPDEDQGTMFVLVQTPSGSTQETTARALKDVSDYLLNDEKSIVESTFTVNGFSFAGRGQNAGLVFVRMKDYAERQHANQKVQALVGRMFMHFVGYKNATVFPVNPPSIPELGTASGFDFELQDRAGLGHEKLMAARNQLLGMAGKDPMLAQVRPNGLNDTPQFKVSIDHEKAASQGVSLAAIDQTFSIAWASQYVNNFLDTDSRIKKVYVQADPRFRMTPENLNDWYVRNSGGTMVPFSSFASGQWTYGSPKLERYNGISAVEIQGQASPGKSTGQAMTAMEALAAKLPAGIGYEWTGLSFQERQSGSQAPILYGISILVVFLCLAALYESWSIPFSVIMVVPLGVLGALLAATLRGLENDVFFQVGLLTTVGLSAKNAILIVEFARELQQGEGMGPVEAALEAARLRLRPILMTSLAFILGVLPLAISNGAGSASQHAIGTGVIGGMLTATFLAIFMIPMFFVVIRAKFTGDKEDPDEAMKHYNEHHPHDPQGGSGPGNAS from the coding sequence ATGGCAAAGTTTTTTATCGATCGCCCGATCTTTGCGTGGGTGATCGCCATCATTCTGATGCTGGCGGGTCTGGCGTCGATCTTCACGCTGCCGGTCGCGCAATATCCGACGATTGCGCCGCCGGCCGTGCAGATCAGCGCGACGTATCCGGGCGCATCGGCGAAGACGGTTGAAAACACCGTCACGCAGGTGATCGAGCAGCAGATGAGCGGCCTCGACCACTTGCTGTACCTGTCGTCGACTTCGGACGATTCGGGCACGGCCACCATCACGCTGACGTTCGCGGCGGGCACCAACCCCGACATCGCGCAGGTTCAGGTGCAGAACAAGCTGCAGCTCGCGACGCCGCTGCTGCCGCAAGCGGTGCAGCAGCTCGGCACGAAGGTGACGAAGTCGAGCAGCAGCTTCCTGCTGGTGATGGCGTTCGTGTCGACCGACGGCAGCATGAACAAGTACGACCTCGCGAACTATGTCGCGTCGAACGTACAGGACCCCGTTAGCCGTATCGACGGCGTGGGTACCGTCACGCTGTTCGGCACGCAGTACGCGATGCGGATCTGGCTCGACGCCAACAAGCTGACCAACTTCGGCCTCACGCCGGTGGATGTCCAGGCCGCGCTGCAGGCGCAGAACGTCCAGGTGGCGGGCGGCTCGCTCGGCGGCACGCCGTCGGTGCCGGGCCAGTTGCTGCAGGCGACGATCAGCGAAGCAACGCTGCTGACCACGCCCGAGCAGTTCGGCAACATCCTGCTGAAGGTGAACCAGGACGGTTCGCAGGTGCGCCTCAAGGACGTCTCGCACATCGATCTGGGCGGCGAAAACTACAACTTCGACACCAAGTACAACGGTCAGCCGACGGCGGGCTTCGGTATCCAGCTGGCGACGGGCGCGAATGCGCTGGCGACGGCGAAGGCCGTGCGCGACAAGATCGACCAGTTGTCGAAATACTTCCCGCACGGTCTCGTCGTGAAGTATCCGTACGACACGACGCCGTTCGTGCGTCTGTCGATCGAAGAAGTGGTCAAGACGCTGCTCGAAGGTATCGTGCTGGTGTTCCTGGTCATGTACCTGTTCCTGCAGAACCTGCGCGCCACGCTGATCCCGACGATCGCGGTGCCGGTGGTGCTGCTCGGCACGTTCGCGATCATGAGCGCCGTCGGCTTCTCGATCAACGTGCTGTCGATGTTCGGTCTCGTGCTCGCGATCGGCCTGCTGGTGGACGATGCGATCGTGGTGGTCGAGAACGTCGAGCGGGTGATGTCGGAAGAGGGCTTGTCGCCACGCGAGGCAACTCGCAAGGCGATGGACCAGATCACGGGCGCGCTGATCGGCGTGGCGCTGGTGCTGTCCGCCGTGTTCGTTCCCGTCGCGTTCTCGGGCGGTTCGGTCGGCGCGATTTACCGTCAGTTCTCGCTGACCATCGTCGCGGCGATGGTGCTGTCCGTGCTGGTCGCGTTGATTCTGACGCCGGCGCTGTGCGCGACGATCCTCAAGCCGATTCCGCAGGGCCATCACGAAGAGAAGAAGGGTTTCTTCGGCTGGTTCAACCGCAACTTCGACAAGAGCCGCGACAAGTATCACTCGGGCGTGCATCACGTGATCAAGCGCTCGGGCCGCTGGCTCATCATCTATCTGGTGGTGATCGTCGCGGTGGGTCTGCTGTTCGCGCGTCTGCCGAAGTCGTTCCTGCCGGATGAAGACCAGGGCACGATGTTCGTGCTGGTGCAGACGCCGTCGGGCTCGACGCAGGAAACCACCGCGCGCGCGTTGAAGGACGTGTCCGACTATCTGCTGAACGATGAAAAGAGCATCGTCGAATCGACCTTCACCGTGAACGGCTTCAGCTTTGCCGGCCGCGGCCAGAACGCCGGTCTCGTGTTCGTGCGGATGAAGGACTACGCGGAACGCCAGCATGCCAACCAGAAGGTGCAGGCGCTGGTGGGCCGGATGTTCATGCACTTCGTCGGCTACAAGAACGCGACCGTGTTCCCGGTCAATCCGCCGTCGATTCCCGAACTGGGTACGGCGTCGGGCTTCGACTTCGAACTGCAGGACCGCGCGGGTCTCGGCCACGAAAAGCTGATGGCGGCGCGCAACCAGCTGCTCGGCATGGCAGGGAAGGACCCGATGCTCGCGCAGGTGCGTCCGAACGGCCTGAACGACACGCCGCAGTTCAAGGTGTCGATCGATCACGAGAAGGCGGCGTCGCAAGGCGTGAGCCTCGCGGCCATCGACCAGACGTTCTCGATTGCGTGGGCGTCGCAGTACGTGAACAACTTCCTCGATACGGACAGCCGGATCAAGAAGGTGTACGTGCAGGCCGACCCGCGTTTCCGCATGACGCCGGAAAACCTGAACGACTGGTACGTGCGCAACTCGGGAGGCACGATGGTGCCGTTCTCGTCGTTCGCAAGCGGCCAGTGGACCTACGGTTCGCCGAAGCTCGAACGCTACAACGGTATCTCGGCTGTCGAAATCCAGGGCCAGGCGTCGCCGGGCAAATCGACGGGTCAGGCGATGACGGCGATGGAAGCGCTCGCGGCGAAGCTGCCGGCGGGTATCGGCTACGAATGGACGGGCCTGTCGTTCCAGGAACGCCAGTCCGGTTCGCAGGCGCCGATCCTCTACGGCATCTCGATCCTCGTCGTGTTCCTGTGTCTGGCCGCACTGTATGAAAGCTGGTCGATTCCGTTCTCGGTGATCATGGTGGTGCCGCTCGGCGTGCTGGGCGCGCTGCTCGCCGCGACGCTGCGCGGGCTGGAAAACGACGTGTTCTTCCAGGTTGGTCTGCTGACTACGGTGGGTCTGTCCGCGAAGAACGCGATTCTGATCGTCGAGTTCGCGCGCGAGTTGCAGCAGGGCGAAGGCATGGGCCCGGTGGAAGCGGCGCTCGAAGCGGCGCGTCTGCGGCTGCGCCCGATCCTGATGACGTCGCTCGCGTTCATTCTCGGCGTGCTGCCGCTCGCGATCAGTAACGGCGCGGGCTCGGCAAGCCAGCACGCGATCGGTACGGGCGTGATCGGCGGTATGCTGACGGCGACCTTCCTCGCGATTTTCATGATCCCGATGTTCTTCGTCGTGATTCGCGCGAAGTTCACCGGCGACAAGGAAGACCCGGACGAAGCGATGAAGCACTACAACGAGCACCATCCGCATGACCCGCAGGGTGGCAGCGGCCCGGGCAACGCCAGCTAA
- a CDS encoding xylulokinase, whose product MSYLGIDLGTGSLKLAIIDDEGREQCATSVAYAIDTPRPGWAEIDPQVWWRALCEAASRFPDAQRSAVRAVGFSGQMHGVVLSDAQGKAVRPAMLWPDTRALPLLDAWPAPQPNPVAPGMAGPLLRWVAQHEPQSMHAARWALQPKDWLRFRLGGTIATDPSDACATALADPSGAWDNALLERLGLPRDWFAPLAASYAACGTLSAESANALGLRAGIVLATGAGDTPCAALGSGLANDGDALLTTGTGGQILVLATDEPDAAPGLHRYRAATDHWYRMAAMQNVGVALEAVRGWLSYEWNDAYRDAFEFEAAPGLTFLPYLTGERTPWLNPAARGGWLGLALGTSRGAMMRAAFEGVAFSLRAGLDAIRQSGARVPELRLAGGGSVDARWRQLLANALQVELHAVDCPNAAARGAAMLGGIAVGHWNADDLAALAPAATRVAGPRDETELAARYARFIDLYGRVEPWFASPSA is encoded by the coding sequence ATGTCCTATCTTGGTATCGATCTCGGCACAGGCTCGCTGAAACTCGCGATCATCGACGACGAAGGCCGCGAGCAATGCGCGACGAGCGTCGCGTATGCAATCGATACGCCGCGCCCCGGCTGGGCGGAAATCGATCCGCAGGTCTGGTGGCGCGCACTATGCGAAGCGGCATCGCGTTTTCCCGATGCGCAACGCAGTGCTGTGCGCGCGGTCGGCTTTTCCGGTCAGATGCATGGCGTCGTGCTGAGCGACGCACAAGGCAAGGCCGTGCGTCCTGCGATGCTTTGGCCCGACACGCGCGCATTGCCCTTGCTCGATGCATGGCCTGCGCCGCAACCCAACCCCGTCGCGCCCGGCATGGCCGGCCCGCTGCTGCGATGGGTCGCGCAGCACGAGCCGCAATCGATGCATGCAGCGCGCTGGGCCTTGCAACCTAAAGACTGGCTGCGCTTCAGGCTGGGCGGCACGATCGCAACCGATCCCTCCGATGCCTGCGCGACCGCGCTTGCCGATCCATCCGGCGCGTGGGACAACGCGTTGCTCGAACGGCTCGGGCTGCCGCGCGACTGGTTCGCGCCGCTCGCTGCGTCGTATGCCGCGTGCGGCACACTGTCCGCCGAATCGGCAAATGCGCTCGGCTTGCGCGCCGGCATCGTGCTTGCCACGGGTGCCGGCGACACGCCGTGCGCAGCGCTCGGCAGCGGCCTTGCAAACGACGGCGACGCGCTGCTCACCACGGGCACGGGCGGCCAGATTCTCGTGCTCGCCACCGACGAACCCGACGCTGCGCCAGGTCTGCATCGCTATCGGGCCGCGACTGATCACTGGTATCGGATGGCCGCGATGCAAAACGTCGGTGTCGCGCTCGAAGCCGTGCGTGGCTGGCTGTCGTATGAATGGAATGACGCGTATCGCGATGCGTTCGAGTTCGAGGCAGCCCCGGGCCTTACGTTCTTGCCGTATCTGACGGGCGAGCGCACGCCGTGGCTCAATCCGGCCGCGCGCGGCGGATGGCTTGGCCTTGCGCTCGGCACATCGCGCGGCGCGATGATGCGCGCGGCATTCGAAGGCGTCGCGTTTTCGTTGCGCGCGGGGCTCGACGCGATCCGGCAAAGCGGCGCGCGCGTGCCGGAACTGCGTCTCGCGGGCGGCGGTTCCGTCGATGCGCGCTGGCGGCAGTTGCTCGCCAATGCATTGCAAGTCGAACTGCATGCTGTCGATTGTCCGAACGCGGCGGCGCGTGGCGCAGCGATGCTCGGTGGCATCGCTGTGGGTCACTGGAACGCAGACGATCTTGCAGCGCTCGCGCCTGCCGCGACGCGCGTCGCCGGGCCGCGTGACGAGACGGAACTCGCTGCGCGTTATGCGCGCTTTATCGATCTGTATGGCCGCGTCGAACCTTGGTTCGCGTCGCCGTCCGCGTGA
- the fghA gene encoding S-formylglutathione hydrolase: MLELIESHASFGGTQRIYKHESKAIGLPMRFSVFMPEAASQKKVPALFYLAGLTSTEETFPIKAGAQRFAAQHGIALISPDTSPRGAGAPGETDAWDFGVGAGFYVDATQAPWSKHYRMYSYVRDELRETVINELPVDGGRLGIFGHSMGGHGALMLALRNPDIYRSVSAFAPIAAPTRCPWGEKAFSGYLGADREAWKQYDASELVGKATRKFAEGILVDQGMADQFLTQQLNPDVFDAACKAAGQPLTVRRHEGYDHGYFFISTFIEDHLAHHAKVLLG, encoded by the coding sequence ATGCTCGAACTGATCGAATCGCACGCGTCGTTCGGCGGCACGCAGCGTATCTATAAGCATGAGTCGAAGGCGATCGGTTTGCCGATGCGCTTTTCGGTCTTCATGCCTGAAGCGGCGTCGCAGAAGAAGGTGCCGGCGCTGTTCTATCTAGCAGGGTTGACGAGCACCGAAGAGACGTTTCCGATCAAGGCGGGCGCGCAGCGCTTCGCCGCGCAACACGGCATCGCGCTGATCTCGCCGGATACCAGTCCGCGCGGCGCAGGCGCGCCGGGCGAGACGGACGCGTGGGACTTCGGCGTCGGCGCGGGCTTCTATGTCGACGCGACGCAGGCGCCCTGGTCGAAGCACTACCGGATGTACTCGTACGTGCGGGACGAACTGCGCGAGACGGTCATCAACGAGTTGCCTGTCGATGGCGGGCGGCTCGGCATCTTCGGCCACTCGATGGGCGGCCACGGCGCGCTGATGCTCGCGCTGCGCAATCCGGACATCTATCGGTCGGTTTCGGCGTTCGCGCCGATTGCCGCGCCGACGCGTTGTCCGTGGGGCGAGAAGGCGTTCAGCGGCTATCTGGGCGCGGACCGCGAAGCGTGGAAGCAGTACGACGCGAGCGAACTCGTGGGCAAGGCGACGCGCAAGTTTGCGGAAGGGATATTGGTCGATCAGGGTATGGCCGACCAGTTTCTGACCCAGCAACTGAACCCGGACGTATTCGACGCCGCATGCAAGGCCGCCGGACAGCCGCTCACGGTGCGCCGACATGAAGGCTACGACCACGGCTATTTCTTCATCTCGACGTTCATCGAGGATCATCTCGCACATCACGCGAAGGTGTTGCTCGGCTGA